Part of the Sphaerodactylus townsendi isolate TG3544 linkage group LG10, MPM_Stown_v2.3, whole genome shotgun sequence genome is shown below.
TCGAGGAGTGAAGagttagatcagccattctcaaccagggttccgtggtcccctggggtgccgtgagcatgtcccaggggtaccgcggcaacactaccaccacccctcatttttgtggtgtctgcCATTGGCGCCAGcagggacatggagctggcccatggggcagggcctgccacaaggtcagcagccaccaccacccccagtgcttcccttcaccctgggaggggaaggtgggggtgtggcaagaaggggcaatgggaggggaaggtggagggtggcggcaggggtaccatgagatatgaagagtgaggtcaagggtaccctgacctcgaaaaggttgggaaacactgagttagATGATGGTGGTCTAAGGCATGAAGCAGAATTACCAGAAGTAGTAAATGAAGATGTCAAAGTAAGGTGATCCCTTCAGGAGATGACTAATGGGACTTAAAGATTCCAAGTCACCCTCTTCCTGCACTTCCCCCTGAGTCTCCCATAACATGTCGGACCACTAAACCTGTGTCCTGAGGTCACTGTGCTGTGCGTTTCCCTGCCTGTGTTCCAGACCATGAACTGACAGGAAGTGTTCAGTGTAGTAATCTCTTGATACAGAGTAGGTTATGCCACAGGACAGAAAGAGGAATAACCAGCCATCTCCAAGACACTTCTAGTAAACTCCTCAATGAGAGATAAGGTTGAAAATAGCAATGGGAAAGTCCCTTCACGCATACATGCACACTTGTTGTGGAAAGAGCTCAATTAAAATTGATAAAAATCAAACGGTTGTACTTACGTTCAGGCCTTGTCATGTTTCCAGGAATACAATCCGTTTCTTCCAAACTTATGTGGTAGTGGTGATGAGAACAAGGCTGGAGGTGTTACCTCTGGAATAGAGGTATAATGGCTAAGtgcagtggacactaatctggagatccgggtttgattccccactcctctgcatgagcagctaactcttatctggtgaactgggtttgtttcctcactcctctgcatgaagcctgctggatgaccttgggctagtcacagttctccccgaactctctcagccccacctgcctcacaaggtgtctgttgtggggagaggaagggaaggagtttgtaagccactttgagagtctttacaggagagaaaggtggggtataaatccaaactcttcttgttcttcttcggGCTGCCATAGTTACGTCTTGGACACGGAAGATGTGTACTGTTGGAGTTCTGTGCTGGAGTACTATAGTACTTACTTTTGGATTGCTTACTCTTGGAGTACTTAGCACTTACTTTTTGCCATGTAAACACTgactcagtggcatagtggctaagagcaggtgcactctgatctggaggaaccgggtttgattccccgctctgccgcttgagttgtggaggcttatctggggaattcagattagtctgtggactccaacacacgccagctgtgtgaccttgggctagtcacagcttttcggagctctctcagccccacctacctcacagggtgtttgttgtgagggggaggggcaaggagattgtaagcccctttgagtctcctacaggagagaaaggggggatataaatccaaactcctcctcctcctcctcctcctcctcttcttcttcttcttcttcttcttcttcttcttcttcttcttcttcttcttcttcttcttcttcttcttcttcttcttcttcttcttcttcttcttcttcttcttcttcttcttcttcttcttccttctgtttacgccctggaaaatgttgttggtctttcaaGGTGTTCcaggacttgaattttgttcctataggccataggtgtcaaactcgcagccctccagatatggattacagttcccatcatcccctgccagcatgatgctggcaggggatgatgggaactgtagtccataacatctggtgggccacgagtttgacacctgtgctataggctAACCTGACTAATCACCTGAAACAAGCCTCCTAAGTTTGAATTGGAAGGCGAAAAGCTGGTTATGCTGCTGAGGACATTTTATGTTGGTGCCAAGCCCGTCATAACCCAAGCCTGTATTTTGGCTTAGGTTTAGACTGGATTTTGGATTAGGTTTAAATTGTAacgggcaggggcgtaatgcccattgggcaaggtgggcagcttcccagggcaccaccttgtggggggcatcaaaatgcagggttcgtttttgggtatttttagtaattttccaattttggcctgcagggggcgcagtttttaggctagcggcaccaaaatttcagagtatcatcaggagactgtccttatactaccccccaaggttggtgagatttggttcagggagtccaaagggggactcccaaagggggtgccaccatcccccattgtttccaatgggagttaataggagatgggggctacagttttgagggtccataactttggcccccctgaaccaaactgcaccaaacctggggggtatcattagggaagtctcctgatgagaccctgaaagttttgagaccgtgccttcagaaatgtaaccccccctcagcctgcagcccccattgacagcaatgccaaaaactcaatgcagaacaaagattcttggacaaatttctgggatgttcctgcagggggtgcatttttggatgtattggcaccaagatttcagggtatcatctggagactgtcctgatggcaccccccaagtttggtgcagtttggttcagggggtccaaagttatggaccctcaaaagggtagccccatctccctgcaggcaccaatgtcctggtgcaaaaaaaatttttggtcgtggtggggcggccgcccatgggggggggggggcatccaactcaggttttgcccagagctacagtttgcctcattacgcccctggtaaCGGGTGTTGGGAATTCTGAGCCAAGAGGGGTTCCTTTCCACAGGCACCCTAATTTCCCAATATTAAGGGTACTGTACATTTGAAGAGTTTTGTATATTTCATGCCTCTTTGTTATTGTTAGTGGCTCGGGCATTTCTCAACGGAAAAGCAACATACAGATATCTCTTGATAAATCAATAAATGTACAGGGGAGTTAAGCCTGacaattgaatttttttaaaaaaaatcaccctcaTTCCTCAGGCAAAGAATGGAAAACATTTGCTTCTGGGTAAAAATGTattcttaggacagtggtggcgaacctatggcacaggtgccggaggtgacactcagagccctctctgtgggcacgcgcatacagagttcgtcatgtggggggagaattgccccctcccccacatcttggctggcctgggccactggacttgatgtgcgtgcacctcagcgagcagggagggctcggctggcgggcctggtgcctgtgctccaggtggctgctgcccggggggggggggcagagggggcaagatgctagagaggcgcagagtggcgcatgtgggacttgctggaggctacagcaggctggcccctgcttgagggggttattcaggttaaattaccgcgttggcactttgcgataaataagtgggttttgggttgcactcggtctcgaaaaggttcgccatcactggcttaggataTAATCACCTCCACGAGAAAATTGTCTTAGAGACAGATCTTGAGGCGGCATCTCCCCACTTTGAATAAACGCACTGCAAAATCCTTTCAGTTCTTCAACTCGAGGAACTGCAGTCAAAACTGCAGCCGATAACAAAACTCAGTCTGGCTTGTTTCCCCCTCGCCAGGGGCCTGCCTTCCCTTTGTCCAGTTTGACATTCAGCGTGTGCCGCTCCGGCATCCCGAAAAGTAACCATTGTCTTGTGTTTCCCCAGGAGGCTGGAATGCAGACGGAAAGGGCCCCAGCGTTTGGGACACGTTCACCCaccaggcgggagagcgggtttTCGAGAACCAGACTGGCGACGTCGCTTGTAGCAGCTATGCTCTGTGGGAGGAAGATTTGAAATGTATCAAACAGCTTGGCTTGACTCATTATCGCTTCTCTCTTTCCTGGTCACGTCTGTTACCTGATGGGACGACAGGTTTCGTCAACCAGAAAGGCAATTGTTCCTTTAAAACAGAAAGTTGCGCCGTTTTAATTCAAGGTTACTGCCGCAGTCTGGCATAATTAATCCAGTGTGCTGTTCTGCAGTGCAGTTTGGAAATTGCAACTTTGTTCAGGGTAATTACGGGATGATCTgagtccttttggggggggggcgcgggggggggggaaacctggtGCTGATTAATATTCTGGGTTGTTGCTCATGCTATTATCTGTGGCGGTGGGATAAGTGATTTTGCTGTGTGCTGCTATTTGGGAAAGTACACATTATTGTTTGTAGTTTGGGAAAAACAAATCCCTCCCATCCACGTACCTGGTGCTttccaatgttttatttttttttaaaggatgggtCCTgatagagagaaagggaaagggagaggacgAGGCAACCATCCACTGGAATGTGATTGAGAAAGtcaaagggaaggggaggtgggggtggactTAATTTAGCAGAGCGTTTCGGCTGGAAACGAGGACAAACACCGAATTCATTTGCATAGCTTGAAGCCGTGCCAtgccctcacctggatagcccaggctcaCTCGCTGtggtcagatcttggaacctAAGCAAGGTcgtccctggttagtatttggatgggggatctccaaggaataccagggttgtgatgtggaagcaggcaacggcaaaccacctctgaacttctcttgccttgaaaacaccaccagGGGGCGCCgtatgtcagatgtgacttgactgcaaTAGAAAATCAGGAAGGACTCAAATATTGATCAGATGCCTAAGTCAGATGCAAGTTCTACCACCACTACTTAAAGCCATTGGGGTCAAGAACAGGCCGTTCGGCGGGCCTTGTTTCAGAATCTTTTGATGACTGTGCTGAATTTGCAGTTGCGTTTCAAACACACGGGATGCCAGACTGTGAGGCTTCAGGCTCAGGGTTGACTCTGAGTGCTTTATGCACAACTCCcccaaaacgttttcagtccccctccccctttgcaatGATGAATGTCcgtactcacccccttgaaacgattccagGCCGACATTACATGatctttcccttttattttgagTTCTGTATTGAATCAGTGTTTCacgttggggtgctgtgtggtttccgggctgcgtggccgtgttctagcagcattctctcctgacgtttcgcctgcatctgtggctggcaccttcagaggatctgatggtaggaatggaaagcaagtggacaaTACAATGTTTCACAGTCTCGCGCTGTATACTCAGTGCTTTGAcgattgcccccacccccccccaattaaaaaaaagagaaatgctgcaaataaacaggcaaaggggATTGGAGCGAGCTCAaaaaaatggcaccgaggaagaAGTTCCGGGAAGCAGAGAAGCCGGGGAAACGTCGTAAATTgatagcaactgaagacattttcaaaatgtttcaatcgGAGATTGATTTTAAAAGGAGGGATCGCTTTAAACaattttgaggctgcaaaaaaaaaaaaaacatttgggggtaaaaaccccgtggaactccgtggaggaaacattctacttcctgccacaaaacattttaaagggtttgtgcagaaagggtctcaaAGTCACAGTTCCTTCCCTGTTTGTTTTGCAAAGGGAGGTAGCAAGATGGCTTGCTCAAGGAGGAGAATGGCTGCCAGGCTGGAGGAAGCGGGAGAGGGAAActtttaaccctttcctctcctgacgttttctcCTTGGAAAGAGCCGCTTCTGACGTATTTATCTTTCCCTCAGAGGGCACAAAAGCAGCTCAGgggaatgttttttttctggtgaaaaaaaaatagcaggggTGGAAAAGATTGGAAGAGCAAAAGAGATTCACTAtcctgtgagggtttttttaatgggattGCTGTTTTACTGAGTAACTCAAGGCCCGGCCGTCAGCAATCCTTCCCTGTCAGGCCTGCACAAGCACACCTGTGTAAGTTACGCATCATACCAGTCTGCCCTGCCGGTGAGGATCCTCCTCCAAACCCTGCTCCTTCTTGCAGCGGTATGGCAGGTGTCGACCAGAGACAGGGCCTCTCCAGTGGTGGCCTGTTGCTCTTCCGGTTGAGGCTCACCCAGTACCTAGGCCAAACCACATTTCTTTAATTCCAAGTTATTAACTAAGGGAGTTTGatcattttctttcattcattcattcattcattcattcattcattcattcattcattcattcattcattcattcattcccccccccaattcattcattcattcattcattcattcattcattcattcattcattcattcattcattcattcattcattccccccccccccccacccccccccccccccccccccccccccccccccccccccccccccccacccccccccccccccccccccccccccccccccccccccccccccccacctcccccgccccccaaacccccccccccccacatcccccccccccaaacccccccccccccccacccccccccccccccacccccccccccccccacccccccccccccccacccccccccccccccacccccccccccccccacccccccccccccccacccccccccccccccacccccccccccccccacccccccccccccccacccccccccccccccacccccccccccccccacccccccccccccccacccccccccccccccacccccccccccccccacccccccccccccccacccccccccccccccacccccccccccccccacccccccccccccccacccccccccccccccacccccccccccccccacccccccccccccccacccccccccccccccacccccccccccccccacccccccccccccccacccccccccccccccacccccccccccccccacccccccccccccccacccccccccccccccacccccccccccccccacccccccccccccccacccccccccccccccacccccccccccccccacccccccccccccccacccccccccccccccacccccccccccccccacccccccccccccccacccccccccccccccacccccccccccccccacccccccccccccccacccccccccccccccacccccccccccccccacccccccccccccccacccccccccccccccacccccccccccccccacccccccccccccccacccccccccccccccacccccccccccccccacccccccccccccccacccccccccccccccacccccccccccccccacccccccccccccccacccccccccccccccacccccccccccccccacccccccccccccccacccccccccccccccacccccccccccccccacccccccccccccccacccccccccccccccacccccccccccccccacccccccccccccccacccccccccccccccacccccccccccccccacccccccccccccccacccccccccccccccacccccccccccccccacccccccccccccccacccccccccccccccacccccccccccccccacccccccccccccccacccccccccccccccacccccccccccccccacccccccccccccccacccccccccccccccacccccccccccccccacccccccccccccccacccccccccccccccacccccccccccccccacccccccccccccccacccccccccccccccacccccccccccccccacccccccccccccccacccccccccccccccacccccccccccccccacccccccccccccccacccccccccccccccacccccccccccccccacccccccccccccccacccccccccccccccacccccccccccccccacccccccccccccccacccccccccccccccacccccccccccccccacccccccccccccccacccccccccccccccacccccccccccccccacccccccccccccccacccccccccccccccacccccccccccccccacccccccccccccccacccccccccccccccacccccccccccccccacccccccccccccccacccccccccccccccacccccccccccccccacccccccccccccccacccccccccccccccacccccccccccccccacccccccccccccccacccccccccccccccacccccccccccccccacccccccccccccccacccccccccccccccacccccccccccccccacccccccccccccccacccccccccccccccacccccccccccccccacccccccccccccccacccccccccccccccacccccccccccccccacccccccccccccccacccccccccccccccacccccccccccccccacccccccccccccccacccccccccccccccacccccccccccccccacccccccccccccccacccccccccccccccacccccccccccccccacccccccccccccccacccccccccccccccacccccccccccccccacccccccccccccccacccccccccccccccacccccccccccccccacccccccccccccccacccccccccccccccacccccccccccccccacccccccccccccccacccccccccccccccacccccccccccccccacccccccccccccccacccccccccccccccacccccccccccccccacccccccccccccccacccccccccccccccacccccccccccccccacccccccccccccccacccccccccccccccacccccccccccccccacccccccccccccccacccccccccccccccacccccccccccccccacccccccccccccccacccccccccccccccacccccccccccccccacccccccccccccccacccccccccccccccacccccccccccccccacccccccccccccccacccccccccccccccacccccccccccccccacccccccccccccccacccccccccccccccacccccccccccccccacccccccccccccccacccccccccccccccacccccccccccccccacccccccccccccccacccccccccccccccacccccccccccccccacccccccccccccccacccccccccccccccacccccccccccccccacccccccccccccccacccccccccccccccacccccccccccccccacccccccccccccccacccccccccccccccacccccccccccccccacccccccccccccccacccccccccccccccacccccccccccccccacccccccccccccccacccccccccccccccacccccccccccccccacccccccccccccccacccccccccccccccacccccccccccccccacccccccccccccccacccccccccccccccacccccccccccccccacccccccccccccccacccc
Proteins encoded:
- the LOC125440337 gene encoding cytosolic beta-glucosidase-like, which translates into the protein MASAPSTTHASPDYCNWNPNEASFPEQFAWGASTAAYQIEGGWNADGKGPSVWDTFTHQAGERVFENQTGDVACSSYALWEEDLKCIKQLGLTHYRFSLSWSRLLPDGTTGFVNQKGNCSFKTESCAVLIQGYCRSLA